One window of Tepidanaerobacter acetatoxydans Re1 genomic DNA carries:
- the ilvE gene encoding branched-chain-amino-acid transaminase — MSIQVYVNGQYFPKEEAKISVFDHGFLYGDGVFEGIRAYGGKVFRLNEHIDRLYNGARGIMIDIPLKKEEMAEVVLETLRRNELKDAYIRLVISRGAGDLGLDPRKCKTPTIICITDKIVLYPEELYNKGMEIITAATRRNRPEGVNPQMKSLNYLNNIMAKLEANLAGAPEAMLLNNEDYVAECTGDNIFIVKDGVLITPPPYVGILVGITRNAIMELAEKIGIKVEEKVFTRYEVFTADECFLSGTAAEAVPVVKVDGRQIADGKPGPITNKILKEFKELIKTEGTEIYS, encoded by the coding sequence ATGAGTATTCAAGTTTATGTAAACGGTCAGTACTTTCCAAAGGAAGAAGCCAAAATTTCTGTATTCGACCATGGGTTCTTATACGGTGATGGAGTTTTTGAAGGTATAAGGGCATACGGTGGTAAGGTCTTTAGACTTAATGAGCATATAGATAGGTTGTACAACGGTGCAAGAGGAATAATGATTGATATTCCTTTAAAAAAAGAAGAGATGGCTGAAGTTGTTTTAGAAACTCTTCGTAGAAATGAGCTGAAAGACGCATATATAAGGCTGGTAATATCCCGCGGAGCCGGCGATTTAGGCCTTGACCCAAGAAAGTGCAAAACTCCGACAATTATATGTATTACGGATAAGATAGTGCTCTATCCTGAAGAGCTTTACAATAAAGGGATGGAAATAATTACAGCGGCTACTCGAAGGAATAGACCAGAAGGTGTAAATCCTCAAATGAAATCACTAAACTATCTGAATAATATAATGGCAAAACTAGAGGCAAATTTAGCCGGAGCTCCTGAAGCTATGTTGTTGAACAATGAAGACTATGTAGCAGAGTGCACAGGCGATAATATCTTTATTGTAAAAGACGGTGTGCTAATAACTCCACCACCTTATGTCGGTATTTTGGTTGGAATAACGAGAAATGCTATTATGGAATTAGCGGAAAAAATAGGGATAAAAGTGGAAGAAAAAGTATTTACCAGATATGAAGTCTTCACTGCCGATGAATGCTTTTTATCAGGTACAGCTGCCGAAGCTGTTCCAGTAGTAAAAGTAGACGGACGACAAATCGCAGATGGCAAACCCGGGCCAATCACCAATAAAATCTTAAAAGAATTTAAAGAACTCATTAAAACCGAAGGAACAGAAATATATTCCTAA